In Paracoccus methylovorus, a genomic segment contains:
- a CDS encoding MlaA family lipoprotein codes for MPARNFSTLLFATMLLAACAAGHGEDGINDPYEPMNRKAHAFNRGLDAHVVKPLGAGMSSGGGDGFGSHAIAAVGNFGSNLAQPGKAANHLLQGQPGPAARTTLRFLVNTTVGLAGFLDPATEGFALPEEDTDFGQTLAVWGVGEGAYLELPLIGPSTERDAVGRVVDLVIDPMRSWLNRDQYLIGMGARVASKAGERGRFGDSVDSILHESADSYAQTRLIWLQHRRHELGEEGEHIDPYAE; via the coding sequence TTGCCCGCGAGGAATTTTTCCACCCTTCTTTTCGCGACCATGTTGCTGGCGGCCTGCGCGGCGGGGCATGGCGAGGATGGTATCAACGACCCCTATGAGCCGATGAACCGCAAAGCCCATGCCTTCAATCGAGGGTTGGATGCGCATGTGGTCAAGCCGCTGGGGGCGGGCATGTCGTCTGGCGGCGGGGACGGCTTTGGCAGTCATGCCATTGCGGCGGTTGGCAATTTCGGCTCGAACCTTGCGCAGCCCGGCAAGGCGGCGAACCATCTTTTGCAAGGCCAGCCGGGTCCGGCCGCGCGCACGACCTTGCGCTTTCTGGTGAACACGACGGTCGGGCTGGCGGGTTTTCTGGATCCGGCCACCGAAGGTTTCGCCTTGCCCGAGGAGGATACGGATTTCGGGCAGACGCTTGCCGTCTGGGGCGTGGGCGAGGGCGCCTATCTGGAACTGCCGCTGATCGGCCCCTCGACCGAGCGTGATGCGGTGGGGCGCGTTGTCGATCTGGTGATCGATCCGATGCGGAGTTGGCTGAACCGGGATCAATATCTGATCGGAATGGGCGCGCGCGTGGCCTCAAAAGCCGGTGAACGGGGGCGTTTTGGCGATTCTGTCGATTCCATCCTGCACGAAAGTGCCGATAGTTATGCCCAGACGCGGCTGATCTGGCTGCAGCATCGCCGCCACGAACTTGGCGAAGAAGGAGAGCATATTGACCCTTATGCCGAATGA
- a CDS encoding type I secretion system permease/ATPase: MGLPPMRHDGQRELQSARGRAWQLYAAVGLFSFAVNLLMLTGPLFMMQVYDRVLSSRSVETLTALFLLVVFLFALMGVIDLARNRVMARIAARFQERMEGRVFTAALQDGQAAGSDLVARGGMRDLEAVQRLIASPVLMALFDLPWAPFFLAAVFIFHPILGAVALAGMLVLVAATLLSQWLSRETLQRASIAGQSAERMSDLYRDEGEVIGSLGMRASAFRRWQAARDTASEATVRASDRATGFTVFSRTFRLFLQSALLAAGAWLVLRQEVTPGAMIASSILMGRALAPVEQVVGGWAVVQRAQDGWKRLSELLSRRPPVQQRTPLPRPEAQLEVRNLTIIPPSQRAATLRGVSFDLGPGQALGVIGPSGAGKTTLARALIGAWPIASGSIRLGGATLDQYDPDVFGGLIGYLPQQVTLFDGTIAENIARLLPEPDPQRVVAAAMAAAAHQMILDLPQGYDTRVSQTGGQLSGGQIQRIGLARALYADPVIFVLDEPNSNLDNEGSTALNLAIRSIKARGGAVIIMAHRPAAITECELLLVLDMGQRRAFGPRDDVLKSLVKNADQIARAQGHGGGVT; the protein is encoded by the coding sequence ATGGGCTTGCCGCCGATGCGACATGACGGCCAACGCGAACTGCAATCCGCGCGCGGCAGGGCGTGGCAGCTTTATGCCGCGGTCGGCCTGTTCTCTTTCGCAGTGAACCTGCTGATGCTGACCGGACCACTGTTCATGATGCAGGTTTATGACCGGGTCCTGTCCAGCCGCTCGGTCGAGACGCTGACGGCGCTGTTTCTGCTGGTGGTGTTCCTGTTCGCACTGATGGGGGTGATCGATCTGGCGCGCAACCGCGTCATGGCCCGAATCGCCGCCCGTTTCCAGGAACGGATGGAGGGGCGGGTGTTCACCGCCGCGCTGCAGGACGGACAGGCCGCAGGTTCGGACCTTGTGGCACGCGGCGGCATGCGCGATCTGGAGGCGGTGCAGCGGCTGATCGCCTCACCCGTCCTCATGGCACTGTTCGACCTGCCATGGGCGCCGTTCTTTCTGGCCGCAGTGTTCATCTTCCACCCGATTTTGGGGGCAGTGGCCCTCGCGGGAATGCTGGTTCTGGTGGCAGCAACGCTATTGAGCCAATGGCTTAGCCGCGAAACCCTGCAACGGGCCTCCATCGCCGGTCAGTCGGCCGAGCGCATGTCCGACCTCTACCGCGACGAGGGCGAAGTGATCGGTTCGCTTGGTATGCGGGCCTCGGCCTTTCGACGCTGGCAAGCGGCCCGAGATACGGCATCCGAGGCGACGGTGCGCGCCAGTGACCGCGCGACCGGCTTTACGGTATTTTCCCGCACCTTCCGGCTGTTCCTGCAAAGCGCACTTCTGGCTGCCGGCGCGTGGCTGGTGCTGCGACAAGAAGTGACGCCGGGCGCCATGATCGCCTCATCGATCCTGATGGGACGGGCGTTGGCCCCGGTCGAACAGGTCGTGGGGGGTTGGGCCGTCGTTCAACGCGCGCAGGACGGGTGGAAAAGGCTTTCCGAGTTGCTGTCGCGACGCCCGCCTGTGCAGCAGCGCACCCCGCTTCCCCGCCCCGAGGCCCAGCTTGAGGTGCGCAACCTGACCATCATACCCCCAAGCCAGCGGGCGGCAACGCTGCGCGGGGTCAGTTTCGATCTTGGCCCCGGTCAGGCGTTAGGGGTGATCGGCCCTTCGGGCGCCGGCAAGACCACACTGGCCCGAGCGCTGATCGGGGCATGGCCCATTGCCTCGGGTTCGATCCGGTTGGGCGGCGCGACGCTGGATCAATATGACCCGGACGTGTTTGGCGGGCTGATCGGATATCTGCCGCAGCAAGTCACGCTGTTCGACGGCACCATCGCCGAAAATATCGCCCGCCTCTTGCCCGAGCCCGATCCGCAACGCGTCGTCGCCGCCGCCATGGCCGCAGCCGCGCATCAGATGATCCTGGATCTGCCTCAGGGCTACGACACCCGCGTCAGCCAGACCGGCGGGCAGCTTTCGGGCGGCCAGATTCAACGCATCGGACTGGCGCGGGCGCTATACGCCGATCCGGTGATCTTCGTTCTCGACGAGCCCAACTCCAACCTCGACAACGAGGGCTCGACCGCATTGAACCTGGCGATCCGCAGCATCAAGGCGCGCGGCGGGGCTGTCATCATCATGGCCCATCGCCCCGCCGCCATCACCGAATGCGAGCTGCTGCTGGTGCTGGACATGGGCCAGCGGCGCGCATTTGGGCCACGCGACGACGTTTTGAAATCGCTGGTCAAGAACGCAGACCAGATTGCCCGTGCCCAGGGCCACGGCGGAGGCGTGACATGA
- a CDS encoding HlyD family type I secretion periplasmic adaptor subunit: MLVLIGGFGLWAATARISGAVVAPGQVEVEQRRQIVQHPDGGVVAEIVVHEGEDVSAGQPLIRLDGALLDTELAIVEGQYFEILARRGRLNAERADVKDITFPQELTEAAANRPELLALMEGQTSLFRARLDTLEQSLGQLAKQVEQVQSQIDGVDAQTVALQQQRGFISQELRDQRSLLEKGLAQAPRVLALEREAARLDGLLGEATSTRARAVTQLAEIDLSRLEKTATRREAAETELRELGYRELELAERRRSLIERITRLEIRAPVSGVVQELQITTPRSVIRPAEPIMFIIPQDRPLVVAARIAPINIDEVHPGQEVVLRFSSFSSRTTPEIDGVLSRVTPDTLTDPVTQAPYYRAEVTIAATEVEKLKGLELVPGMPVEVYVQTGERSPMAYLVKPLSDYFTRAFREN; this comes from the coding sequence ATGCTGGTATTGATTGGCGGTTTTGGACTATGGGCCGCAACCGCGCGGATTTCAGGCGCCGTCGTTGCCCCCGGTCAGGTCGAGGTCGAACAGCGCCGCCAGATCGTGCAGCATCCCGATGGCGGTGTCGTCGCGGAAATCGTGGTCCATGAAGGCGAAGACGTGTCGGCAGGCCAACCGCTGATCCGGCTTGATGGTGCGCTGCTGGACACTGAGCTTGCCATCGTCGAAGGACAGTATTTCGAAATACTCGCTCGTCGCGGCCGGCTCAACGCTGAGCGGGCAGACGTCAAGGACATCACATTCCCGCAGGAATTGACCGAGGCCGCAGCAAACCGACCCGAGCTTCTGGCCCTGATGGAGGGGCAAACCAGCCTGTTCCGAGCCCGGCTCGACACACTGGAACAATCCTTGGGCCAGTTGGCGAAACAGGTTGAACAGGTGCAATCGCAGATCGACGGCGTGGATGCGCAGACCGTGGCGCTGCAACAGCAACGCGGGTTTATTTCCCAGGAATTACGCGACCAGAGATCACTGTTGGAAAAGGGTCTGGCACAAGCGCCACGCGTGCTGGCGCTTGAACGCGAGGCGGCCCGGCTCGACGGTCTTCTGGGCGAGGCAACCTCCACCCGCGCCCGCGCCGTGACGCAGCTGGCCGAAATCGACCTGTCGCGGCTGGAGAAAACCGCCACCCGTCGCGAAGCCGCCGAGACAGAACTGCGTGAACTTGGCTATCGCGAGCTGGAACTGGCCGAACGCCGCCGCTCGCTGATCGAACGCATCACGCGGCTGGAAATCCGCGCACCCGTCTCGGGCGTGGTGCAGGAATTGCAGATCACCACGCCGCGCTCGGTGATTCGGCCGGCCGAACCGATCATGTTCATCATTCCTCAGGACCGGCCGCTGGTGGTGGCCGCGCGCATAGCACCGATCAATATCGACGAAGTTCACCCGGGGCAGGAAGTGGTGTTACGCTTCTCGTCCTTCTCGTCGCGCACCACACCCGAGATCGACGGGGTGCTGAGCCGCGTCACCCCCGACACGCTGACCGATCCAGTCACGCAGGCGCCCTATTACCGCGCCGAAGTAACGATCGCAGCGACCGAGGTGGAAAAGCTCAAGGGGCTGGAGCTGGTGCCCGGCATGCCGGTCGAAGTCTATGTCCAGACCGGAGAGCGCAGTCCGATGGCCTATCTGGTCAAACCGCTGTCGGATTACTTCACCCGCGCATTCCGCGAGAACTGA
- the argF gene encoding ornithine carbamoyltransferase yields MNSFLDIHTTDKADLRGMIDTARRMKDARDGQPKGAPDADSPLKNRMVALIFEKPSTRTRVSFDLGVRQMGGQTMVLSGKEMQLGHGETIADTARVLSRYVDLIMIRTFEEATLLEMAEYASVPVINGLTNRTHPCQIMADVMTFEEHRGPIAGKKVVWSGDGNNVCCSMIHAAGQFGYDFTFTGPPTLDPEREALEFARAQGVQAQIQRDPAKAVEGADLVVTDTWVSMHDPQSARERRHNQLRPYQVNEALMAQAKPDALFMHCLPAHRDDEVTSAVMDGPNSVIFDEAENRLHAQKAVMRWCLGL; encoded by the coding sequence ATGAACAGTTTCCTCGACATCCATACCACCGACAAGGCAGATCTGCGCGGAATGATCGACACTGCGCGCCGGATGAAGGATGCACGCGATGGTCAGCCCAAGGGTGCGCCGGACGCCGATTCACCCCTTAAGAACCGCATGGTGGCGCTGATCTTTGAAAAGCCCTCGACCCGGACCCGCGTCAGCTTTGACCTCGGCGTACGGCAGATGGGCGGCCAGACCATGGTGCTGTCGGGCAAGGAGATGCAGCTTGGCCATGGCGAGACCATAGCCGATACCGCGCGGGTGCTGTCGCGCTATGTCGATCTGATCATGATCCGCACCTTTGAAGAGGCGACCCTGCTGGAAATGGCGGAATATGCCAGCGTTCCGGTCATCAACGGGCTGACGAACCGCACGCATCCCTGTCAGATCATGGCGGATGTGATGACCTTCGAGGAACATCGCGGTCCCATCGCCGGCAAGAAAGTGGTCTGGTCGGGCGATGGCAACAACGTCTGCTGCTCGATGATCCATGCCGCGGGCCAGTTCGGCTATGACTTTACCTTTACCGGCCCCCCGACGCTGGATCCCGAGCGCGAGGCGCTGGAATTCGCCCGTGCCCAGGGCGTGCAGGCGCAGATCCAACGCGATCCGGCAAAAGCCGTCGAGGGCGCGGATCTGGTGGTAACGGATACCTGGGTTTCGATGCACGATCCGCAATCGGCCCGCGAGCGTCGGCACAATCAGTTGCGCCCCTATCAGGTGAACGAGGCGCTGATGGCCCAGGCCAAACCCGACGCGCTGTTCATGCATTGCCTGCCCGCGCATCGCGACGACGAGGTGACCAGCGCGGTGATGGATGGTCCGAATTCGGTCATCTTCGATGAAGCCGAGAACCGATTGCATGCGCAAAAGGCCGTCATGCGCTGGTGTCTGGGTCTTTAA
- a CDS encoding GNAT family N-acetyltransferase: MAEFGFRPVTRADLPMLADWLRQPEVAHWWPGSDELAGIEQDLDEPAMRQVIALGDDVPLGYAQHYPAHHWSAPHFADLAPDAIAVDCFSGPEGFGRGGDWLRALSDSLLEQAALLVIDPDPRNLRAIRAYEKAGFRGEELRPSEDGTLARIMTRHR; the protein is encoded by the coding sequence ATGGCTGAGTTCGGTTTCCGGCCGGTTACGCGCGCCGATCTGCCCATGCTGGCGGATTGGCTGCGCCAGCCCGAGGTCGCGCATTGGTGGCCGGGGTCTGACGAGTTGGCCGGGATCGAGCAAGATCTGGACGAACCCGCAATGCGCCAGGTGATCGCGCTTGGCGATGATGTCCCGTTGGGCTATGCGCAGCATTACCCCGCGCATCATTGGTCGGCGCCGCATTTCGCCGATCTTGCCCCCGATGCCATCGCTGTCGACTGCTTCTCGGGCCCCGAAGGATTTGGCCGCGGCGGGGATTGGTTGCGGGCGCTGTCCGACAGCCTGCTGGAGCAGGCGGCGCTATTGGTTATCGACCCGGACCCCAGGAACCTGCGCGCCATTCGCGCCTATGAAAAGGCGGGATTTCGGGGCGAGGAATTGCGGCCATCCGAGGACGGAACGCTTGCGCGCATCATGACACGGCACCGATGA